A genomic stretch from Budorcas taxicolor isolate Tak-1 chromosome 15, Takin1.1, whole genome shotgun sequence includes:
- the LOC128060703 gene encoding olfactory receptor 5AN1-like: MIGGENITEITEFILLGFSDFPRIIVVLFVIFLVIYILTLTWNLSLLILIRMDSHLHTPMYFFLSNLSFMDICYVTSTAPKMLYDFFQERQTITLVGCAAQYFVFSTMGLSESCLMTTMAYDRYAAICNPLLYSSVMSPALCGRMVLGSYLAGLSASISQLCFMLQLQFCGPNVINHFFCDLPQLLVLSCTDTFSVQLFTALLTMIFGVINVSIIMISYVSIVISIMKITTARGRSKAFNTCASHLTTVTLFYTSGMFVYLSSSTGGSSSFDRFASVFYTVVIPMLNPLIYSLRNKEIKDALKRLQKKRRCC; encoded by the coding sequence ATGATTGGAGGAGAAAATATCACAGAGATCACTGAATTTATTCTTTTGGGATTCTCAGATTTCCCCAGAATCATAGTAGTGCTCTTTGTCATATTCCTGGTGATATACATTTTGACCCTGACTTGGAACCTGTCGCTCCTCATCTTAATAAGAATGgactcccacctccacacccccatgtacttctttctcagtAACCTGTCCTTCATGGACATCTGCTACGTGACCTCCACAGCCCCCAAGATGCTCTACGACTTCTTCCAGGAGCGGCAAACTATCACCTTAGTGGGCTGTGCTGCTCAGTACTTCGTGTTCTCCACCATGGGGCTGAGCGAGTCTTGCCTCATGACCACCATGGCTTATGACCGATATGCCGCCATTTGCAACCCACTCCTCTATTCGTCAGTCATGTCGCCCGCTCTCTGCGGTCGGATGGTGCTGGGATCCTACTTGGCTGGACTCTCTGCTTCTATATCCCAATTGTGTTTCATGCTCCAGCTCCAGTTCTGTGGGCCTAATGTCATcaaccacttcttctgtgacctGCCCCAGCTGTTAGTTCTATCCTGCACTGACACATTCTCTGTACAACTCTTTACCGCTTTATTGACAATGATCTTTGGCGTAATAAATGTTTCCATTATCATGATATCCTATGTCTCCATTGTCATCTCCATCATGAAGATCACGACAGCAAGAGGCAGGTCCAAGGCTTTCAACACCTGTGCTTCCCATCTGACAACAGTCACTCTCTTCTATACCTCAGGTATGTTTGTCTATTTGAGTTCCAGCACTGGTGGTTCCTCCAGCTTTGACAGATTTGCATCAGTCTTCTATACTGTGGTGATTCCCATGTTGAATCCTTTGATTTACAGTCTGAggaacaaagaaatcaaagatgcctTGAAGAGGTTGCAAAAGAAGAGACGGTGTTGCTGA